A window of Corallococcus macrosporus DSM 14697 contains these coding sequences:
- a CDS encoding lantibiotic dehydratase, with protein MSEPWTLGEVFVLRHAGFPFDWLESLGMSREVLDDVARLLESEDALVEAVRAEKGASGARGVLDALAQGREPRIDARLGPPCQEALRRYQACRASAQTRYAAERASLRQRLRERAADPAIQEAVFLSSPAMFDNVWVRYLRGGERPDTSDARRVERQVYTYLQRFCAKNETTSFFGPISYGERTADDGYDVRTVPSGNTRRRTFFSFWAVTELARAVGRERTLRPHLPLRLNPLFTLTPGRAHCEPLKLDVALSAEAERLLSVLREHPTPAAAAVVLGLPVVDVERQALPLVKTALLLWGLPFRPNDFTTFESVRDAVAALPELEARTRWLERLDALARLKADFEGADLPRRRELLPRLEAAFTEATGKPARRGDGQVYADRLILYEEASSPFRLRFGARFTEALEAALTGALELSAAYGEKVQQGFREQVRDALGPDAGPMDLLDYAVRLRPDGVTGSRFSPVPPVMLEPEDARARALPVDFLGTSSPGGRYALPDVCLAAKPDGSGYEVMLARVHHHLLLWSWLSAFQPERERYAAVASRWLEKDGAARGLVGLAIRRRNKGFYVYPGRRLVYSVSDVLDVEEGALTPGDVKVQPTPEGPVLVDGQGARLSLYLPLDDFSSYPPFAALAHPQVLHAPLRTQGSHLPRLSVGGAVYQRERWNLAAERLGKPAGFELFLAVQRERRAGGWPRFVFMRSSKERKPYLIDTASPFAMDLLSHLARDAERLSVEEMYPAPEQLWLKDARGRYTCELRMQFTRWSAAPA; from the coding sequence ATGAGCGAGCCCTGGACGTTGGGCGAGGTGTTCGTGCTGCGGCACGCGGGCTTTCCCTTCGACTGGCTGGAGTCGCTCGGGATGTCGCGGGAGGTGCTGGACGACGTCGCCCGGCTGCTCGAGTCCGAGGACGCGCTCGTGGAGGCCGTCCGCGCGGAGAAGGGCGCCTCCGGCGCGCGGGGCGTCCTCGACGCGCTGGCGCAGGGCCGCGAGCCCCGAATCGACGCGCGCCTGGGCCCCCCCTGTCAGGAGGCCCTGCGCCGCTACCAGGCGTGCCGTGCGTCCGCCCAGACGCGCTACGCGGCGGAGCGCGCGTCGCTGCGCCAACGCCTCCGCGAGCGGGCCGCGGACCCCGCCATCCAGGAGGCGGTGTTCCTCTCCAGCCCGGCCATGTTCGACAACGTCTGGGTCCGCTACCTGCGCGGTGGGGAGCGGCCGGATACCTCCGACGCGCGCCGTGTCGAGCGGCAGGTCTACACGTACCTCCAGCGCTTCTGCGCGAAGAACGAGACGACCAGCTTCTTCGGCCCCATCTCCTATGGCGAGCGCACCGCGGATGACGGCTACGACGTGCGCACGGTGCCCAGCGGCAACACGCGCCGCCGCACGTTCTTCTCCTTCTGGGCGGTGACGGAGCTGGCCCGCGCGGTGGGGCGGGAGCGCACGCTGCGTCCGCACCTGCCGCTGCGGCTCAACCCGCTCTTCACGTTGACGCCGGGCCGGGCCCACTGCGAGCCGCTGAAGCTGGACGTCGCCCTGTCCGCGGAGGCGGAGCGCCTGCTGTCCGTCCTGCGCGAACACCCCACGCCCGCGGCGGCGGCGGTGGTGCTCGGCCTCCCCGTGGTGGACGTCGAGCGTCAGGCCCTGCCGCTGGTGAAGACCGCGCTGCTGCTCTGGGGCCTGCCGTTCCGCCCGAATGACTTCACCACCTTCGAGAGTGTGCGGGACGCCGTGGCGGCGCTCCCGGAGCTGGAGGCGCGCACGCGGTGGCTGGAGCGCCTGGACGCCCTGGCGCGTCTCAAGGCGGACTTCGAGGGCGCGGACCTGCCGCGGCGGCGCGAGCTGTTGCCGCGGCTGGAGGCGGCCTTCACCGAGGCCACGGGCAAGCCCGCGCGCCGGGGCGACGGGCAGGTGTACGCGGACCGGCTCATCCTCTACGAGGAGGCGAGCTCGCCCTTCCGCCTGCGCTTCGGCGCGCGGTTCACCGAGGCGTTGGAGGCGGCGTTGACGGGCGCGCTGGAGCTGTCGGCGGCCTACGGCGAGAAGGTGCAGCAGGGCTTTCGCGAGCAGGTCCGGGACGCGCTGGGGCCGGACGCGGGCCCCATGGACCTGCTGGACTACGCCGTGCGGCTGCGGCCAGACGGCGTGACGGGCAGCCGCTTCTCACCCGTGCCCCCGGTGATGCTGGAGCCGGAGGACGCCCGGGCGCGCGCGCTGCCCGTGGACTTCCTGGGCACGTCGTCGCCAGGAGGGCGCTACGCGTTGCCGGACGTGTGCCTCGCCGCGAAGCCGGACGGGAGCGGCTACGAGGTGATGCTGGCGCGCGTCCACCACCACCTGCTGCTGTGGAGCTGGCTGAGCGCCTTCCAGCCGGAGCGGGAGCGCTACGCGGCGGTGGCCTCGCGCTGGCTGGAGAAGGACGGCGCGGCCCGGGGGCTGGTGGGGCTGGCCATCCGCCGGCGCAACAAGGGCTTCTATGTCTATCCGGGACGGCGGCTGGTGTACTCGGTGTCGGACGTGCTGGACGTGGAGGAGGGGGCCCTCACGCCCGGGGACGTGAAGGTGCAGCCCACGCCGGAGGGGCCGGTGCTGGTGGACGGGCAGGGGGCGCGGCTGAGCCTGTACCTGCCGCTGGATGACTTCTCCTCCTATCCGCCGTTCGCCGCGCTGGCGCATCCCCAGGTGCTGCATGCGCCGCTGCGCACGCAGGGCAGTCACCTGCCTCGGCTGAGCGTGGGCGGCGCGGTGTATCAGCGCGAGCGCTGGAACCTGGCGGCGGAGCGGCTGGGGAAGCCTGCCGGCTTCGAGCTCTTCCTCGCCGTGCAGCGGGAGCGGCGCGCGGGCGGGTGGCCTCGCTTCGTGTTCATGCGCAGCTCGAAGGAGCGCAAGCCGTACCTCATCGACACCGCCAGCCCCTTCGCCATGGACCTGCTGTCCCACCTGGCCCGGGACGCCGAGCGCCTGTCCGTGGAGGAGATGTACCCGGCGCCGGAGCAGCTCTGGCTGAAGGACGCGCGGGGGCGCTACACCT
- a CDS encoding lantibiotic dehydratase, whose protein sequence is MTGWSLFPHLVVRTTGFPFDWLERLGCPEATEAARRWVAARRALEALKAQGPRVKRPSRAVLAALKAGRPVDTEGLDAPELFSEWNTRAREAQAAEAAFQAAMKQESLAVEDALGSLRQAPRFIEAVASSSPPVARDLLDGRDGARLRRQVASYLQRMCAKNETMGFFGPINYGRADAAAPTGVSVRWSGPEVLTGRNTFAASWLVQGLVRAIAFDPEVAAWLVLRRKAFAEVPSRKALPAPESAEALLPRLVEAVDGTRTLAGLASSLGVAPGLAREAARMGCEKGLLTHQLEVPAATHHPVDDLAERVAGLPCPAARRHVEGLSALLALMAGYGAADAAGKMALQAAFAKRASEQWGVTPPSARGPATESHNFYQDRLALREECGGDLRLEAGGERARELVSRLEPALAWMGEAARRTREAARATVAGLVGARTVPFWKVAAAYADRPVPLDGSVAEVLAGAVGDAAARGVDLGQVTPPALTGDARALPLVTSVDLLVGARDVEAWSRGEYELVMGDVHDTALVWGWALQFHEARGRVESAMVRALGALSRPVPLVTVLASRRTGLLPSEFPGPVVELGGVSARASAWRLPLDDLFVESDGKRARLVSKRLGSEVCLYNGELESLVHTAFSLPRIRPLRVSLGEHTPRLSLGGVVVQREQWRLSQAERESLLEGRDDSARLRAAVAVWDARGLPDCVFAKFKDERKPVLVDVRSPPLLRVFLNLLEQKEEVVLSEMLPSPGQLWLRSPTGGRHTVELRCTLLWGAEPAAAPAGGARE, encoded by the coding sequence ATGACGGGCTGGTCCCTCTTCCCCCACCTCGTGGTTCGCACCACCGGTTTTCCCTTTGACTGGCTGGAGCGGCTGGGGTGCCCGGAGGCCACCGAGGCCGCCCGCCGGTGGGTGGCGGCACGGCGGGCGCTGGAGGCGCTGAAGGCCCAGGGCCCCCGGGTGAAGCGCCCCTCGCGCGCGGTGCTCGCGGCCCTGAAGGCCGGGCGCCCGGTGGACACCGAGGGCCTGGACGCACCCGAGCTGTTCTCTGAATGGAACACCCGCGCCCGGGAGGCGCAGGCCGCTGAAGCCGCCTTCCAGGCCGCGATGAAGCAGGAGTCCCTGGCGGTGGAGGACGCGCTGGGCTCGCTGCGTCAGGCGCCGCGCTTCATCGAGGCGGTGGCCAGCTCCAGTCCCCCCGTGGCCCGGGATTTGTTGGACGGGCGCGATGGCGCGCGGCTGCGGCGACAGGTGGCCAGCTACCTGCAGCGCATGTGCGCGAAGAACGAGACGATGGGGTTCTTCGGGCCCATCAACTACGGCCGGGCGGACGCGGCGGCGCCGACGGGTGTGTCGGTGCGCTGGTCCGGTCCGGAGGTGCTGACGGGGCGCAACACGTTCGCGGCGTCGTGGCTGGTCCAGGGGCTGGTTCGCGCCATCGCCTTCGACCCCGAGGTGGCCGCGTGGCTGGTGCTGCGCCGCAAGGCCTTCGCGGAGGTGCCCTCGCGCAAGGCGCTGCCGGCGCCGGAGAGCGCGGAGGCGTTGCTGCCCCGGCTGGTGGAGGCGGTGGACGGGACGCGGACGCTCGCGGGGCTCGCGTCATCGCTGGGCGTGGCTCCGGGCCTGGCGCGCGAGGCGGCCCGGATGGGGTGTGAGAAGGGGCTGCTGACGCATCAGCTCGAGGTGCCCGCGGCGACGCACCACCCGGTGGATGACCTGGCCGAGCGCGTTGCGGGCCTGCCGTGTCCCGCGGCCCGTCGCCACGTGGAGGGCTTGAGCGCGCTGCTGGCGTTGATGGCCGGCTACGGCGCCGCGGACGCCGCGGGGAAGATGGCGCTCCAGGCCGCCTTCGCGAAGCGCGCGAGCGAGCAGTGGGGCGTGACGCCTCCCTCGGCGCGAGGGCCTGCCACCGAATCGCACAACTTCTACCAGGACCGGCTGGCGCTCCGGGAGGAGTGCGGCGGCGACTTGCGGCTGGAGGCCGGAGGCGAGCGGGCGCGCGAGCTGGTGAGTCGGCTGGAGCCCGCGCTGGCGTGGATGGGGGAAGCGGCGCGGCGCACCCGGGAGGCGGCCCGGGCCACCGTGGCGGGGCTGGTGGGTGCGCGCACGGTGCCGTTCTGGAAGGTGGCGGCCGCGTATGCGGACCGGCCGGTGCCATTGGATGGGTCGGTGGCGGAGGTGCTCGCGGGCGCCGTGGGGGATGCCGCCGCGCGCGGCGTGGACCTGGGCCAGGTGACGCCTCCGGCGCTGACGGGCGACGCGAGGGCGCTGCCGCTCGTCACCTCCGTGGACCTGCTGGTGGGCGCCCGGGACGTGGAGGCCTGGAGCCGGGGCGAGTACGAACTGGTGATGGGCGACGTGCACGACACGGCGCTGGTGTGGGGCTGGGCGCTCCAGTTCCACGAAGCGCGCGGCCGGGTGGAGAGCGCCATGGTGCGGGCGCTCGGGGCCTTGAGCCGGCCGGTGCCGCTGGTGACGGTGCTGGCGTCGCGGCGCACCGGGCTGTTGCCGTCGGAGTTCCCGGGGCCGGTGGTGGAGCTGGGCGGCGTCAGCGCGCGGGCCTCCGCGTGGCGGCTGCCGCTGGATGACCTGTTCGTGGAGAGCGACGGCAAGCGGGCCCGGCTGGTGTCGAAGCGGCTGGGCTCCGAGGTGTGCCTCTACAACGGTGAGCTGGAGAGCCTGGTGCACACGGCGTTCTCGCTGCCGCGCATCCGCCCGCTGCGGGTGTCGCTGGGCGAGCACACCCCCCGCCTGTCCCTGGGCGGCGTGGTGGTGCAGCGCGAGCAGTGGCGCCTGTCCCAGGCGGAGCGGGAGTCGCTGCTCGAGGGCCGGGATGATTCGGCGCGGCTGCGGGCGGCCGTGGCCGTGTGGGACGCGAGGGGCCTGCCGGACTGCGTGTTCGCGAAGTTCAAGGACGAGCGCAAGCCGGTGCTGGTGGACGTGCGCAGCCCGCCGCTGCTGCGCGTCTTCCTCAACCTGCTGGAGCAGAAGGAGGAGGTCGTCCTGTCGGAGATGCTGCCGTCGCCGGGCCAGCTCTGGCTGCGAAGCCCCACGGGCGGGCGGCACACGGTGGAGCTGCGTTGCACGCTGCTGTGGGGCGCGGAGCCCGCCGCGGCTCCGGCGGGAGGCGCGCGGGAATGA
- a CDS encoding serine/threonine-protein kinase has translation MDSQVSNAIISRLRVGTITHVRISGYIDETFPLTSTSPELNGLLVVDLGQVERISSFGVRRWIEFAAKLPPGALGLYVVHAPPVIVDQLNMVEGFAGVARVLSLLAPYTCRACDEDRLRLVNLLDEAQVISEERAPEHTCPVCQGPLEFADLPGEFFDYARRQQFGQVDPVVMRYLRASMPTEQPELAQHLKIIQDDITYITLASALKGDLNVRRLASGLEGRVGFDFSHVSKVEPEALPKLEQVLETAAQGAHVVLCRVPPPALAVLARSAKVLPVRLATLWLPCDCRNCGQVSHQRVQAMDYLAKLRAQDAGVDVPCPICGGNARVPHMPQLQGLLARMQLTDRPLEELEALETRALSQYLFGATNIDPAARQGASTDISNSLGSSKLNVIRRLGQGGMAEVFLAKQVGVKGFEKFVVMKKILPQFAENPEFVDMLFAEARANARLTHPNVVQTFDVGVSDGVAYILMEYVRGPDLKKLVIELRRKGLALPLEHALRIVAEVAAGLHYAHAYVDPAGTPHPVVHRDVSPHNVLISLDGAIKLSDFGIAKVAGEEHTQAGVLKGKISYISPEAASGRTLDARNDVFALGVVLFELLTGTLPFRRDHDAATLQAIVRDPAPVPSQLKPNIPQDVSDLVLRALVKDPARRTPSAAALREEIEAVMAHHRLNSSPAAVAQFFKDTLGDRLVEFAPSAVGGTGSHPRPVPSGTGSGNIGSGEMSAPMDGRTPSRGSVPVAGSRPGTGGSGSLSRPGPPVPTAHPPRPVGVAAPASRPPAPPPPDDSFPGIPVSEDDANDRTEVVPLNLGAPPPPSPPPPPAPRASQPHLAMPASPRASQSQPAMPASPRASQPQHASPRPPGPAQGHGAQASAARLAEPAPARPAARAVAPDSDAAGKRPPWKWLGIAGGGALVLAVVAVVLARDTNSSFVNVGAGEHVYVGGLRYVPGTDVHDPSGGPLLISTAVDGKLRRFGTTQQREGIDVRTLADASPEPGTTGLLSVTGAAPGCEVHVSGALLPGGTPLLKARIEAGRELEVLVRCPSGVSKLWVMAVPGQQIEVKSQPRN, from the coding sequence GTGGATAGCCAGGTTTCCAACGCCATCATCAGCCGGCTCCGCGTGGGGACGATCACCCACGTCCGGATCTCCGGCTACATCGACGAAACGTTCCCCCTGACGTCCACCAGCCCGGAGCTCAACGGGCTCCTGGTGGTCGACCTGGGGCAGGTGGAGCGCATCAGCTCCTTCGGGGTGCGGCGGTGGATTGAGTTCGCCGCCAAGCTGCCCCCGGGGGCGCTGGGGCTCTACGTGGTCCACGCGCCGCCCGTCATCGTGGACCAGCTCAACATGGTGGAGGGCTTCGCTGGCGTCGCCCGCGTCCTCTCCTTGCTCGCGCCCTACACCTGCCGCGCCTGCGACGAGGACCGGCTGCGGCTGGTGAACCTGCTGGACGAGGCGCAGGTCATCTCCGAGGAGCGCGCGCCCGAGCACACCTGCCCCGTGTGCCAGGGGCCGCTGGAGTTCGCGGACCTGCCGGGCGAGTTCTTCGACTACGCGCGGCGGCAGCAGTTCGGCCAGGTGGACCCGGTCGTCATGCGCTACCTGCGCGCCAGCATGCCGACGGAGCAGCCGGAGCTGGCGCAGCACCTGAAGATCATCCAGGACGACATCACGTACATCACCCTGGCCAGCGCGTTGAAGGGAGACCTCAACGTGCGCCGGCTGGCGTCGGGCCTGGAGGGCCGCGTCGGCTTCGACTTCAGCCACGTCAGCAAGGTGGAGCCGGAGGCCCTGCCGAAGCTGGAGCAGGTGCTGGAGACGGCGGCCCAGGGCGCGCACGTGGTGCTGTGCCGGGTGCCGCCGCCGGCGCTGGCGGTGCTGGCGCGCTCGGCCAAGGTGCTGCCGGTGCGGTTGGCCACGCTGTGGCTGCCGTGTGACTGCCGCAACTGCGGGCAGGTGAGCCACCAGCGCGTCCAGGCCATGGACTACCTGGCGAAGCTGCGGGCGCAGGACGCGGGCGTGGACGTGCCGTGCCCCATCTGCGGCGGCAACGCCCGCGTCCCGCACATGCCCCAGCTCCAGGGGCTGCTGGCGCGGATGCAGCTCACGGACCGGCCGCTGGAGGAGCTGGAGGCGCTGGAGACGCGCGCCCTCAGTCAGTACCTCTTCGGCGCCACGAACATCGACCCGGCGGCCCGTCAGGGCGCGTCCACCGACATCTCCAACTCGCTGGGCAGCTCCAAGCTGAACGTCATCCGGCGGCTGGGGCAGGGCGGCATGGCGGAGGTCTTCCTCGCCAAGCAGGTGGGCGTGAAGGGCTTCGAGAAGTTCGTGGTGATGAAGAAGATTCTCCCGCAGTTCGCGGAGAACCCCGAGTTCGTCGACATGCTCTTCGCGGAGGCCCGCGCCAACGCGCGGCTGACGCACCCGAACGTCGTGCAGACCTTCGACGTGGGCGTGTCCGACGGCGTCGCGTACATCCTCATGGAGTACGTGCGCGGGCCGGACCTGAAGAAGCTGGTCATCGAGCTGCGGCGCAAGGGGCTGGCGCTCCCGCTGGAGCACGCGCTGCGCATCGTGGCGGAGGTGGCCGCGGGCCTGCACTACGCCCATGCCTACGTGGACCCGGCGGGCACGCCGCACCCGGTGGTGCACCGCGACGTCAGCCCGCACAACGTCCTCATCTCGCTGGACGGCGCCATCAAGCTGAGCGACTTCGGCATCGCCAAGGTGGCGGGCGAGGAGCACACGCAGGCCGGCGTGCTGAAGGGGAAGATTTCGTACATCTCCCCGGAGGCGGCGTCCGGGCGCACGCTGGACGCGCGCAACGACGTGTTCGCGCTGGGCGTGGTGCTCTTCGAGCTGCTCACCGGCACGCTCCCGTTCCGCAGGGACCACGACGCGGCGACGCTGCAGGCCATCGTCCGGGACCCGGCGCCGGTGCCGTCGCAGCTCAAGCCGAACATCCCGCAGGACGTCTCCGACCTCGTCCTCCGCGCGCTGGTGAAGGACCCGGCGCGCCGCACGCCGTCCGCCGCGGCGCTGCGCGAGGAGATTGAAGCGGTGATGGCGCACCACCGGCTCAACTCGTCGCCCGCGGCGGTGGCCCAGTTCTTCAAGGACACGCTGGGAGACCGGCTGGTGGAGTTCGCGCCCTCCGCCGTGGGCGGCACGGGCAGCCACCCGCGGCCCGTGCCCTCGGGGACCGGCAGCGGCAACATCGGCAGTGGGGAGATGTCCGCGCCCATGGATGGACGGACGCCCAGCCGGGGCAGCGTGCCCGTCGCTGGCAGCCGTCCGGGCACGGGCGGCAGCGGCAGCCTCTCCCGTCCGGGGCCTCCGGTCCCCACGGCGCACCCGCCTCGGCCCGTCGGTGTCGCGGCGCCAGCGTCGCGGCCCCCGGCGCCGCCTCCGCCGGATGACTCCTTCCCGGGCATCCCCGTCTCCGAGGACGACGCGAACGACCGCACCGAGGTGGTGCCGCTCAACCTGGGAGCGCCGCCGCCGCCCTCGCCGCCGCCCCCTCCCGCGCCGCGCGCCTCCCAGCCGCACCTGGCCATGCCCGCATCGCCGCGTGCCTCCCAGTCGCAGCCGGCCATGCCCGCATCGCCGCGTGCCTCCCAGCCGCAGCATGCGTCGCCGCGTCCTCCCGGACCGGCGCAGGGCCACGGCGCTCAGGCCAGCGCCGCGCGGCTCGCCGAGCCCGCTCCAGCGCGTCCCGCGGCGCGTGCCGTCGCCCCCGACAGCGACGCCGCGGGCAAGCGGCCACCGTGGAAGTGGTTGGGCATCGCGGGCGGCGGCGCGCTGGTGCTGGCCGTGGTGGCGGTGGTGCTGGCGCGCGACACGAACTCCAGCTTCGTCAACGTGGGGGCCGGCGAGCATGTCTATGTCGGCGGCCTGCGCTACGTGCCGGGGACGGACGTGCATGACCCTTCGGGTGGCCCGTTGCTCATCTCCACGGCGGTGGACGGGAAGCTGCGGCGGTTCGGGACCACGCAGCAGCGCGAGGGAATCGACGTGCGCACGCTGGCGGACGCCTCGCCGGAGCCGGGCACCACGGGCCTGCTCAGCGTGACGGGCGCGGCTCCCGGCTGTGAGGTCCACGTCAGCGGCGCCTTGCTGCCGGGTGGCACGCCGCTGTTGAAGGCGCGAATCGAAGCGGGCCGGGAGCTGGAGGTCCTGGTGCGCTGCCCCAGCGGCGTCAGCAAGCTATGGGTGATGGCGGTGCCAGGGCAGCAGATCGAAGTGAAGTCGCAGCCGCGAAATTGA
- a CDS encoding TonB-dependent receptor plug domain-containing protein — MRANDLARRGVWGSLKMMALVSSREKAFPPTQALTPPPSPGRTYRTSGVHAPPLDVRTMHSTVFGEPRRGAAKAVAGRRAMRAGLPLSLMLCFLAFVVPSSAVAQDTGEKEAPSKVKRRRRVVKPAASTRSTSSKTARKPRKAVKPAPVEDEDAQEIPVLGSGPGSEDSSSSSPPAMPPMPPPPVTTPAAAPLTPATPLTAEPAAPRALPPVGTDFNPPDAPTNPPPATATLPAHQPAPASNVPISAPFAEPALDRPLPPPSGLAGLGDDPLGGADALEESVNRVLSEAVVTTAGKRKQRISDVPLTVSWIPADELEGTGQFTLCEAIQYFPGMECRRGSMRKAAVSARGLGSNYLSNRLLLLQDGRPLTDPWTGQFYADETTPLTNLKQVEVIRGPGSSLYGSNAFSGVINVIQRQPSDLIEKGKNVGAEARVLAGQDQTWRLHGTVAGRGGPVEALLGYYGFGSDGPQLFNDPRVGRVDTNQDSLVHQVNGKVRIGPLALDADFTDAEIGRPGGTHISTVGNCGRCHYTPNDSESVQNFNASAQVDQQVTDNLRLFGQAYGFFKRRDVQMENAFGGDPTRALGKRRRLGGEARALWTLGDLNVTFGGDLKADTVNVPNVLPELSMDDTRQTILGGFVDAEYRLFNRLVLGAGARYDRYQIPERVWRNRTDQISPRASVVFHAVPELLTLRTNYGRAFRAPTLAELAINQQMYAATLVGNGNLRAETLDTIEASVDFWPFERRVRLTGTGFYNLAKNFINQQLVFGSVSQFQNMGDARVAGFELEAAAQIPSINSSFDIAYQFLDAKALPYDDGPQSPLDYAPAHRIYARGRTNIGKVAFVELYALLVGSRYDPGFEVDETTGLPTTRVQLPSYVTASARVGFNVYDGISVSFLGSNLFNAQYEESHGFPAPPQSFFSEVKVRY; from the coding sequence ATGAGAGCCAACGACTTGGCCCGGCGTGGGGTCTGGGGTAGCTTGAAAATGATGGCGTTGGTGTCCAGCCGTGAAAAAGCGTTCCCCCCGACGCAAGCGCTGACGCCGCCCCCGTCTCCGGGTCGCACGTACAGGACCTCGGGTGTCCATGCTCCACCCCTGGATGTGAGAACGATGCACTCGACTGTGTTCGGTGAGCCGCGGCGAGGCGCGGCGAAGGCGGTTGCCGGACGCCGCGCCATGCGCGCCGGCCTGCCGCTGTCCCTCATGTTGTGCTTCCTGGCCTTCGTCGTTCCTTCAAGCGCGGTGGCGCAGGACACCGGCGAAAAAGAGGCCCCTTCCAAGGTGAAGCGCAGGCGGCGGGTGGTGAAGCCCGCGGCGTCCACGCGCTCCACTTCCAGCAAGACGGCGAGGAAGCCGCGCAAGGCCGTCAAGCCGGCGCCCGTCGAGGACGAGGACGCGCAGGAGATTCCGGTGCTGGGCAGCGGGCCCGGTTCGGAGGACTCCTCCTCCTCGAGCCCGCCGGCCATGCCGCCCATGCCGCCCCCGCCGGTGACCACGCCCGCCGCGGCGCCCCTCACGCCGGCCACGCCGCTGACGGCCGAGCCCGCCGCGCCGCGGGCCCTGCCGCCGGTGGGCACGGACTTCAACCCGCCGGACGCGCCGACGAACCCGCCGCCGGCCACCGCCACGCTGCCCGCGCACCAGCCCGCGCCCGCGTCGAACGTGCCCATCAGCGCGCCCTTCGCGGAGCCGGCCCTGGACCGGCCCCTGCCGCCGCCCTCCGGGCTCGCGGGCCTGGGGGACGACCCGCTGGGCGGGGCTGACGCCCTGGAGGAGTCCGTCAACCGCGTGCTCAGCGAGGCGGTGGTGACGACCGCCGGCAAGCGCAAGCAGCGCATCTCCGACGTGCCCCTCACGGTGTCCTGGATTCCGGCCGACGAGCTGGAGGGCACCGGCCAGTTCACGCTGTGCGAGGCCATCCAGTACTTCCCCGGCATGGAGTGCCGCCGGGGCTCCATGCGCAAGGCGGCGGTGAGCGCGCGTGGCCTGGGCTCCAACTACCTGTCCAACCGCCTGCTGCTGCTCCAGGACGGCCGGCCGCTGACGGACCCGTGGACGGGCCAGTTCTACGCGGATGAGACGACGCCGCTCACCAACCTCAAGCAGGTGGAGGTCATCCGCGGTCCAGGGTCCTCGCTGTACGGCTCCAACGCCTTCAGCGGCGTCATCAACGTCATCCAGCGCCAGCCGTCGGACCTCATCGAGAAGGGGAAGAACGTGGGCGCCGAGGCCCGCGTGCTGGCGGGCCAGGACCAGACGTGGCGCCTGCACGGCACGGTGGCCGGCCGGGGCGGCCCGGTGGAGGCCCTGCTGGGCTACTACGGCTTCGGCTCGGACGGCCCGCAGCTCTTCAACGACCCGCGCGTGGGCCGCGTGGACACCAACCAGGACTCGCTGGTCCACCAGGTCAACGGCAAGGTGCGCATCGGCCCGCTGGCGCTGGACGCGGACTTCACGGACGCGGAGATTGGCCGCCCGGGTGGCACGCACATCTCCACCGTGGGCAACTGCGGCCGCTGCCACTACACGCCGAACGACTCCGAGTCGGTGCAGAACTTCAACGCCTCCGCGCAGGTGGACCAGCAGGTCACCGACAACCTGCGCCTGTTCGGCCAGGCGTACGGCTTCTTCAAGCGCCGCGACGTGCAGATGGAGAACGCCTTCGGTGGCGACCCCACCCGCGCGCTGGGCAAGCGGCGCCGGCTGGGCGGCGAGGCGCGCGCGCTGTGGACCCTGGGCGACCTCAACGTCACCTTCGGCGGTGACTTGAAGGCGGACACCGTCAACGTGCCCAACGTCCTGCCCGAGCTGAGCATGGACGACACGCGGCAGACCATCCTCGGTGGCTTCGTGGACGCGGAGTACCGGCTCTTCAACCGCCTGGTGCTGGGCGCGGGCGCCCGCTACGACCGCTACCAGATTCCCGAGCGCGTCTGGCGGAACCGCACGGACCAGATTTCGCCGCGCGCCAGCGTGGTGTTCCACGCGGTGCCGGAGCTGCTGACGCTGCGCACCAACTACGGCCGCGCCTTCCGCGCGCCCACCCTGGCGGAGCTGGCCATCAACCAACAGATGTACGCGGCCACACTGGTGGGCAATGGAAACCTGCGCGCGGAGACGCTGGACACCATCGAGGCGTCGGTGGATTTCTGGCCCTTCGAACGGAGGGTCCGCCTGACGGGCACGGGCTTCTACAACCTGGCGAAGAACTTCATCAACCAGCAGCTCGTCTTCGGCTCCGTGTCGCAGTTCCAGAACATGGGCGACGCGCGGGTGGCGGGCTTCGAGCTGGAGGCGGCCGCGCAGATTCCGTCCATCAACTCGTCCTTCGACATCGCCTACCAGTTCCTGGACGCCAAGGCGCTGCCGTACGACGACGGCCCGCAGTCCCCGCTGGACTACGCGCCGGCCCACCGCATCTACGCGCGTGGCCGCACCAACATCGGCAAGGTGGCCTTCGTGGAGCTGTACGCGCTGCTGGTGGGCTCGCGGTACGACCCGGGCTTCGAGGTGGATGAGACGACGGGCCTGCCCACCACCCGCGTGCAGCTCCCCAGCTACGTCACGGCCAGCGCGCGCGTGGGCTTCAACGTCTACGACGGCATCTCCGTGTCGTTCCTCGGCTCCAACCTCTTCAACGCGCAGTACGAGGAATCCCACGGCTTCCCCGCGCCGCCCCAGTCGTTCTTCAGCGAAGTCAAGGTTCGTTACTAG